From the genome of Pelagicoccus enzymogenes:
ATGCGCTCGAAGCGTTGGTTCTCCTTGATGACCTTCTTCATCTCGGCCTCGATCTTCTCGAGGTCGTCGGCGGTGAACTTATGATCCAAGTCGAAATCGTAGTAGAATCCGGTGTCGGTTGGCGGGCCGATGTCGAGCTTCGCGTCCGGGAAGAGGCGAAGGACTGCGGTGGCGAGAACGTGCGACGAGGAGTGTCGGATCTCTTCGAGAGGAGTCATTTGTTCTTTCATGGAAAAGTAAGCGGAGTGTTTTGCCCGGGAAGGGCGCTGAGGTCACGAAGTATTTTTTTAAGGGGGGAGTGATCTTGTTGGTGGGCTCTGCGGGACGGGCGTAAAGCCCGCGCCCTACAGTTGCTCGAGGTCGAAGCCGTCTTTGCGGTCTAGGGCTTTCCAGCCGGCGGCGGCGAGCTCGTCGCGGAGGGCGTCGGCGGCGGCCCAGTCCTTGGCTTGCTTGGCGTCCCAGCGTTTTTGGGCGAGTGCTTTGACGTCCTCGGGAGCTTCTACCTTGGGCTTTTCGATGATCACTTGGTCGAGATCGTAGCCGAGAGCGAAGATGAGCTTGTGGTAGGGCACCACCGCTTCGGCTCCGGGCTTGGACTTGATGGCAGTGAAGATGCCGCCAAGGGCGCCGGGGATGTTCATGTCGCTGGAGAGCTTTTGCCAGGCGTCGGCGAAGATTCCCCACTCATCGTGGAGGTGCTTGCCTTTGTTGATCTCCTTCAAGACCGCGGCGCGCTTGAGGCTGGCGGCGGCTAGTATCTCGTCGGAGAACTTGCGCAGCTTGACGAGGGCGCTTTGGGCCGCGACGAGGGAGTCGGAATTGAAGTTGATGGTTTGGCGGTAGTGGCCCGAGGTGAGGGCGTAGCGGAGCACGACCGGGGCGTAGCCCTTGGCCTCGATGTCGTCGACGGTGTAGAAATTGTTGAGGCTTTTCGACATCTTGGCGTTGTCGACCAAGAGGTGGGCGGCGTGTATCCAATATTTGAAGAACTGCTTTTGGTGGCCGCAGGAGCACTCGGATTGGGCGATCTCGTTTTCGTGGTGCGGGAAGGTGAGGTCCACGCCGCCGGAGTGAATGTCGAGGTTGTTGCTCAAGTACTTCATGGCCATGGCGGAACACTCGAGGTGCCAGCCGGGACGGCCTTCGCCCCAGGGGCTGTCCCAGTAGACGTCGCCGTCGGTGGGCTTGCGGCTTTTCCACATGACGAAGTCGGCGGCGGAGTCGCGGCTGTATTCGTCGGAGTCGACTGGGCCTTCGTCTTCGTCGGTTGCGGCGTCGGTCAGGAGCTCGCGTTCCTTGATGCGGGAGAGTTTGCCGTATC
Proteins encoded in this window:
- the cysS gene encoding cysteine--tRNA ligase, with product MQQVTFHNTLSRKAEPIVPTKGNVVGMYCCGPTVYAQAHIGNFRTFLNQDVMRRVLQTAGYKVIHVRNLTDVDDKTIARSIEEGRPLTEFTEHWTEVFHKDCERFNMLAPQIEPKATAHIPEQIKMIEDLIERGHAYASEDGSVYFRVSSFDGYGKLSRIKERELLTDAATDEDEGPVDSDEYSRDSAADFVMWKSRKPTDGDVYWDSPWGEGRPGWHLECSAMAMKYLSNNLDIHSGGVDLTFPHHENEIAQSECSCGHQKQFFKYWIHAAHLLVDNAKMSKSLNNFYTVDDIEAKGYAPVVLRYALTSGHYRQTINFNSDSLVAAQSALVKLRKFSDEILAAASLKRAAVLKEINKGKHLHDEWGIFADAWQKLSSDMNIPGALGGIFTAIKSKPGAEAVVPYHKLIFALGYDLDQVIIEKPKVEAPEDVKALAQKRWDAKQAKDWAAADALRDELAAAGWKALDRKDGFDLEQL